The genomic DNA GACTATATTTAGAAAAGTGAAAGTTGTTCACCTCATAACTCAGCTCCATTAtcctatttaaaataattttcaagaatAAGGCAGCATACCTTTCTTTTGGGAGGCCGACCTCTCGGTTTCATTTGCGACAAAATCTGCACGTTGCCAGCCCTTGAAGTTGCTACTTGTACCTCTTCAGTATCATCGATTGTCCTTGTTTCAGTGGGAACAATCTTAACATCTATGTTTCCAAGATTATTATCATTCGATAGAAACTTGTCGACCTCCTTTAGCAACTTCAGAGACAGATGGTATTTGCCACTGGATACCACACCATTATCTAAAAGTTGAAGGCAACATCTAGCCAAATTGTCATAGCGCTCCCATCGATTATTTCCAACCAACCCATCGCTCGGACAAGACACTGGATGCAATGTCCTTATGTACTTTTTCCAGCGGTCAATTATGTAATGAGGCGGAATCTCATATATCTGATGTAACTTAAGCACAGATAAAGCATGCCTACACAGAATGCCACTGGTTTGGAAAGAACCACAACAACATTGGACCTCAAGCTCATGTGTTTTGTAAATAACTTTAAAATCTCTGTAATCTGTCGGGTTACTGTCCTCCAAGAGAAGAGATTCCTTGATCCCATAAGTTGAAGTTGGGCCATCTTCACTGATCAATGAAACATTACAATATATTGTAGCCTTCAGCTCATCTTGGAACTGTTTGAATTTGTTGTAAGTATAAAGATCGACAAGTTGCCTCTCCATGTAAAATTTAGACACGAGATTTGGGTTTTTGTTAAATGACTCCAATTCAGCTTGAGCTTCCTTCTCATATTTGCTCTGTAAAGCGACCTCATAAATGCTTAAAAATTGCTTTAAGGAAGTTTCAGGATACACAAATCCATCAAAAAATGAACTCAAGCATGCGTTGCGTTCACTACAAGTCAAGCCTGCCCAAAATGTGCCTTTCAGATAGCTAGGTATCCAAGAATGTCTATTCTCATACAACCAATTCAGCCATTCATTGGCTTCAAGCCCAAAGTCTTCAATCATTCTTTTCCAATCCTTTTCCAACTCATCAGTGGTGTATGAGTCATGGACTATCTTCTCTAGTGCCTTCTTTATGGAAGTGCAATTTTCTTGGTCTCTAAAGTGCATTGGAAGCCTTTTCATCACTTGCCAAAGACAAAGACGATGATGAACTCCTGGAAAAGCCTTTGCCATTGCCTCCTTAATAGCTACACACTGGTCGGATATAAATGAATCTGGTTGTCTTGACATGCATGCCAACCATGCCTTAAATAACCAAAAGTAGGTCACAAATGTCTCATCTGACACCAAGCCACATCCAAGCAAAACTAACTGGCCATGATTGTTAACACCAAGAAATAGAACAAGAGGAatatcaaatttgcatgttaagTAGGATGTATCAAGCAAAACCACATCCCCAAAAAACCTGTATGTTGCCCTTGATACAGCATCAGCCCAAAACACATTCCTTAATCGTCCTTCCTCATCCAAATCCATGGAATAGAAGAAGTTTGCAAATCTCTTCTGCATGTCTGTAAAAAATTGGTAAATGGCAGAAGCATCACCATCATGAAGCATCAAATGCCCTCTTTCACCAGAGTTTCTTAGGTTTTTATCACCAAAAGACACATCTTCAACTAGCTTGAGAGAGGGTGATTGGAACCTCTTGAGTCTTCTTATCGGGATCTTCCCATTGTTCTCATCATGTCTTGGcgaagaataaggaagttttttccTGCGCTTCTTCAACTCAACCTTCAATGGATCCATCGGATGGTTGTGTTCCAGAATAGCTTTCTTTACATGTAACAAACCATCAGCCCGCAACTTAAACAGGATTGTAGCTGGGCAATTTGTTTTAGCTGTAGGCCTACACAAGTAGCTAGGATCATCAGTTCGTCCCTTGCCTCCTCTAGAACAGATAAATTCCACAGATTGGTACTGACCGAATTTGTTATAATTTGTTCTTTTTAAGCGTGCACTAAATCCCATTAGCCGTGCATATTGCCTGTAGAAATCCAGAGCTTCCTCATAGGACTTAAATTTCATCCCAACGACAGGAGTCTTATCATCCTCCACATTTGCTATGTTATTCCCACTGACAGATTCATAATTGTCCAGTTTCTCGTCTAATACACTGCCCATAAAAGATTCATCGCCCATCTCTTCCAACAATGAAAAACCTGAAAACCTTCAACAACATCAAACGAAGCCCCAAAAATAAAcaagaagaagcttcaagaaaaacaaaaaaaggaACCTAACACAAGGCAACATGTACAAATACCGAAACTGGACCTAAGTACAGGCGTAAACAAGAAAATACAAAACGCTCCATTATGATGCTTGGAAATTTCTAAACTAGTTTGGTTTTGGAACAACGACTCGCTCCATTATGAATCAATCATATGGAAATACAAACGCTAGAGATCACTGTGCCAGTGGTTACAGAGCACGACCCCAGCGCACAGTCCCTACTTGGTTACGATCCAAAGAACTCATGAACAAGCCAAAGGTTGTAGAGTTCTTCGGATTGGGACCGGCATAGGCCAATTCCGGCAGATCTACCGCCAGGTAGAAGAGGGGGGTTAAAAACACGAGCAGCGCCAGCAAGATGATAAATAATAGCGCAAGGACGAGAAGAGTACTTGTCCGTCCTCCGGAGCCCCTCCCCAGTGTCGCAGCAACCTATCGCCGGAGTTGGTCCGCAGGGCAACGCTGCGGAGAAAAGATGGATGGGGCGGACGACGACGTGACTCCGGGATTGAAACCATTTCAGGTCCGGATTTAGGTGGTTTTACATTCATCAAACGTGCACTGATCTTGAAGTGGGACTGGGAGTTTCGGTGATGGAAGAAATTTTTCCATTTTGCACCTGAAGTTTACCTTTTCACAAAATGCCTCtcgaaatttgaaaaataatttcatttcTCCCCTACACTTTatcatttgttttattttacccTCGTATCATTTCTCCCCTCAATTCAGATCATATTTCTGTTCAAGAAATTTGACTCCTTGATCGAAGGTCTAGTCGGACCTAGTGGAATAAGATTTAATTAGTATCCATTTGGGTTCGGGTAGCATCCAAAATAACAAGCAGGCGTGTGACTCACGACCATCCCTTAACGTTGTCTCAAGTTCATTTAGTTTGCTGCACATATTCTTTGAGAAATAATCTCAAACACGTTATTATTTACAATAAGTTATATGAAATACTTTTACAATAACAATGATAATTAAATCGGTTCGCTATATGAATTATTTACGTTATTAAACTGTAtctttttatattattatatatatttaaataaattttattttagtaataaataaattttattttattttactattaCTATAGATTAAAAATTTGATATTGAATGAAATAAAAATAACTCACTAATGAAgaaacttagggggcgtttgattTAGGAGAATAAGAGTGGAGAATGAGAATGataatcattgattgtcattgttaatgtttggaattataggaatagaaatacaaataagggaatgaatccttgaaattgggtaataactcattctcatgtatctccccttcaatgagtcattaccctattttcatcaatcaaaatattctcttattccaaaaatacccttgacctaaaactaaaattttctcccttaatatcaaatatcaaaatttatttatttcttcatatcacttctctctccttgttctctctcatcatattttctctttcatcattttatcacacagtttctctctcctatcacactctctttcctcttttttctcattacactttctctctcatcgtactttctctctcctcaatgtcttccatcacactctcttccttctttttttcatcataccttctctctcatcatactttctctctcctcaatctctcccatcacactctcttttctcttttttttctcatcacactttcgctctcatcacactttctctctcctcaatctctcttgtcacactctctccttttttttttttctcaacacactttctctctcatcatactttctctcttctcaatctctcccatcacactcactgttatcttttttctcatcacactttctctctcatcatactttctctctcctcaatctctctcatcacagactctctctcccctcattttttctcattacattttctatctcttcatcctctcccatcataatttctctcacatcatattttatctctcatcttctctcatcatgctctcttctatcacactctcttttctcattttctctcatcacacattctctctcttcattctttctcatcacgctttctctctcatcatactttctctctcatcatatttttctctcacattcatctttatctcacatctaatttttttctcttattttcctttaagggtaaaaaaggaaatattgatttattccgatagaaagtatgcaactaaccaaacattgcttttaagagtgatatccatgctcatactcattctcattccacaatacaatgattctcattccgattctcaTTCCCATGCTCATACAAAACACCCCCTTAAAGGAGTTGGTTGAAGAATAGAAGAGAGCTAAGGGGTGGTGATGAATAGTACAAATtacttttttcattttttttataaaacacaAGAGATGGTGTAGCGGAGAAGaaataaacaaacacaaaactaacgttgtttatttttatttagttcaTGGTATGGCGACTACTAGTTCAAGGTTTATATTCGTTGAGTATTTTCGTTGAACAATTTACTAATAACACAAAGGTTACAGAGAGATATAAAATTCAAAGTACTattaaatgaaacaagtataCTAACAACTTAGAATAGAAGCTTGAGCGTAGTCGTCGGTTTACCTGGGGTTAGCGTCCCGACCATGCACTTTCAGCTGTGCACCTAtatttacctccctctatatccatgggaccggctctagggggccgTTGATGTGGCGATTCCACATTTGAGCGTAGTCATCGAAGTAGCATTTCAGTATCATAACAACGTTTCAGAGTAGCTCGGAAGCCGTTTGATCCTAAAAGAATGGTGTTGAAGGCGGCTAGTTGAAACTGCTTTTATAGGCTATTCCAGGTGCCTCCACTGAGGTATATCCTATCCACCTTCAACCAACTTATCCAATTTCAAGTGCCTAGACCACTCCCTGCACCTGGATCGTTGACATGGCGACACCTCATCGAAGCTTTATCCTGGTCGAGTCTATCCCGTCCTGTTGGATCGGAAAGACTCTAGATGGGGAGGTGAATTGTGATTGTCGATTtttcaaaaagtcaaaagtacatagcggaataaaggaaacaaaaacaATGCTATCAaggccaagttttacttggttcggagtctgtgacgactcttG from Zingiber officinale cultivar Zhangliang chromosome 4A, Zo_v1.1, whole genome shotgun sequence includes the following:
- the LOC121971983 gene encoding protein FAR1-RELATED SEQUENCE 6-like, with the translated sequence MGDESFMGSVLDEKLDNYESVSGNNIANVEDDKTPVVGMKFKSYEEALDFYRQYARLMGFSARLKRTNYNKFGQYQSVEFICSRGGKGRTDDPSYLCRPTAKTNCPATILFKLRADGLLHVKKAILEHNHPMDPLKVELKKRRKKLPYSSPRHDENNGKIPIRRLKRFQSPSLKLVEDVSFGDKNLRNSGERGHLMLHDGDASAIYQFFTDMQKRFANFFYSMDLDEEGRLRNVFWADAVSRATYRFFGDVVLLDTSYLTCKFDIPLVLFLGVNNHGQLVLLGCGLVSDETFVTYFWLFKAWLACMSRQPDSFISDQCVAIKEAMAKAFPGVHHRLCLWQVMKRLPMHFRDQENCTSIKKALEKIVHDSYTTDELEKDWKRMIEDFGLEANEWLNWLYENRHSWIPSYLKGTFWAGLTCSERNACLSSFFDGFVYPETSLKQFLSIYEVALQSKYEKEAQAELESFNKNPNLVSKFYMERQLVDLYTYNKFKQFQDELKATIYCNVSLISEDGPTSTYGIKESLLLEDSNPTDYRDFKVIYKTHELEVQCCCGSFQTSGILCRHALSVLKLHQIYEIPPHYIIDRWKKYIRTLHPVSCPSDGLVGNNRWERYDNLARCCLQLLDNGVVSSGKYHLSLKLLKEVDKFLSNDNNLGNIDVKIVPTETRTIDDTEEVQVATSRAGNVQILSQMKPRGRPPKRKDDQETLLSRDHSGMNLSFPPVSNAGADIDVQESLTALAEVSPSDFSLGCHYGPQLNHTHQSNDQSRIPLGGIFQGQFDHQAVEGQPRTQWIYQQMLQETQTPNAPGWAG